ATAGCTTGGGCctctttttttaaattgtagATACTTTTGAGTCCCTACAAAGCCCATTGTATGCTTTTGGAAAAATAAGTTTACAATTATATTTGGTCATCAACTCACTCAATATAGGGTAGAAGCATGTGTCTAATCATGCCTACATTTCCCTTTATTTTTCATCCAGAATATGTAGTAAGAAATTTGAATTCTTAGATTTCCCATCTGAATCATTACAATTTGGTAACAGTTTCTTGATTATTTTGTTTCTAAGCAGGTGAATGATGTGATATATGAAGTGGGGGAGGGTGATGCCAGGAATGTTCTCTGTGAGGCTGTAGAGAGACACAATGCATCAATACTGGTTGTGGGTAGCCATGGTTATGGGGCTATTAAAAGGTATTGCCATCCTAACCGTTCTATGCCTTAATAAAGGTTGCAGTTGTGGTAAATACCTTAATTTGCTTAGTCTCTTGCAGCTATTATAGTATAATTTGCGTAGTCTCAAGTGGCTTCCCTTTTCAAAATGTGTCTGTGGGATATGGGCTGTTTTCCGTCTTATTAACTAACTATCCAGCAAATATTGCACAAAGGCTCCTCGGAAACAATCTTACCGTGCTACCATACGCCAAACTCTGTCTTTGATGACTGTCTTAGTCTCACGTAGACGTCATTTTAACCTGATGCCTTTCTATTGCAGGGCGGTTCTCGGTAGTGTGAGTGATTACTGCTCTCATCATGCTCACTGCAGCGTGATGATTGTGAAGAGGCCGAAGATCAAACACTGAGACGATTTACCTGCTTCTGGATTTGACACCAATtgcaataaatattttaaatgtaatGAGAACAATGGTACACCCTGTCAATGCCAGATTCATGTATTTCTGAATTGCTTCAAGAGGGTAAGTATTACCTCCCATAGTgtaaaaggggggggggggggggggaatgcgttggggattttttttttttttttacctaaaAAGAAAGAACATAATTAGTCGTGTAATCatataaatttgtttataattatatttgtcATTACATGAATTAAACGCATCAACTGATTAAATTATATTCTGTATCCTtgttctaaaatatttaaagataaGTTACTATTTAGTATTTCATTCTTTTATTTGGAAAAATAAATCAAGCTCTGTTCGTTTTACTTTCATGGTCATGCTTTTGTCCATTTTTCTTAGCATGTTACATTGTATTATGCTAATAAAACAAGTAAAATGAGATATTTTTTTTGGCTTCTATAATATTCCTGCCCTTTACCCCTCCCTCTCGGGCTTTTTGCTTTTTtaggtttaaaaataaaaaatcagagTGAAAAAGGACCATATAATGCATGCGTGCGGCAACAGTCGCACTcaattagttttaattataaatttaatttttatttaattaattattatattttattaatttaatttatataattatataatataattataaaaattatattaatattaatattaatattaattaatttaaattatttgtaatataatattatatttattaatttattttattaatttataatttaattaattatatattaaatttatataaatataattataaaaatttcattaatattaattaatttaaattatttataatataatattatatttatcatattcaccactttattttattaatttatataatttaactaatgctaaagatatatataaatgtattaatataatttattttacaaatatattaattaacgtTAAGGATatatacaatttattttattaattatatttattaatgcagaaattataaaaaattaaataaaaaacacatttaaatatttaaaaccagtgggatataataaaaataagttaatatatatataaatgataaaataaaaaattttatcaaaaggtAATATTAAGGatgatcaatttttttttcctcctaTATAGacgttttcttttatttttaaatattgagtTCTATATGACCGGTGTTTATTATTTATATGGTCActctttaatattaatatttgtaaagttataaaaatattaaaaattaatatttattgagTATTTTGGGAGGAATATAagagaataaagaaaaattatgagaaaaaatatgaaataaaataaattttaattttttataatttttataatttataaatatttatattaaatatttataaattaattgtaataaaaataataaaagtagaatgataaatatgaaaaatataatattttattgtaaataaattaaaatgattaatgtttataataatattaatataatttttataattatatttatataaatttaatatataattaattaaattatataaattaataaaataaattaataaatattatattatattatattataaataatttaaattaattaatatttatattaatatagtttttataattatattttataaatttaatatataattgtataaattaaattaataaaatataataattaattaaataaaaattaaatttataattaaaactaattgAGCATTGCAAtgcatttaatattattttttcaaaatttattctTTCTTAAAGCGCGGTAGATTCTACCACACTTTTTAAGTGCGGAAAGTGGTTGTTTTTACCTTGATTTttgaaagataatttttttaaacagggattgagaaatatttttatttttaatccggaaaaagcaaaaagcccctccctctccctctctctctcacacGCACACCAGGTTTCTCTTTTTCCCATTCTTGTTTCATAATCTTCTTCCCCCCATATCCTGAATCACAAAATCAATGATGTAACAAGTCTAAATAATTATCTTTCCTCCATATTTATGGTTTTCATTTGTATTCGTTTTGATTTGTATGTTAATCTTTTTTTTCATGACATGATTAGCTTTAGTCTTGGCTTAGTTTTGGCCGATTATGTTAAATTTTTCCAGGCATTCTGTCATATATATACTCTATATAAAAAACAACAGTTACACATACAAACACGTATAGAGATCTCTTAGCAATTAACTAGAGAAGTTGTGAAGCAACTTATTATTGTCCATACCATTACATTTAGATATTGTTGTACTCAACGCGTCAGACCTTCCAACTGAAAATTACACTAAAAGAAACTTTTTAACCTATTGAAACAAGTGTTCCTGAAGAAGAGTCGTCAAACGTTTTCTCAAGTTCAATAGTTCCGTCAGGGCTGACCCTGCCTCCTTTCAAGAAGTGGGAGTACCAATGTGCAGATTTCTTTGGTAGTCTTTTCAAGGTTGGATCCTTCAAATCCACGAAATACAGGCCATAGCTTGATCCGCTGCCATCCAACAACTCGAAAACATCTAGAAAGGACCATACGAAATACCCTCTTGTATTTGATCCATTCCTTTGCAAAGAAAGAAATTAGATGAGATATTGTAAATTGTCAAAAAATCGgattaattcaaaaaaaaaaaaaagaagacggCGACCAATCAATCTTGATTATATATGAAGGCTATTTTAAATTGGTGTAAAATCAAGAGAGTAATGACCAAATTTGAATGGAACAGCTCTATTAATGAAGGTTGATGCCAAATTCAGAAACCTGATTGAGTCGAGCAAACTCCCAATGTATGCATGCAGATATTCCACCCTTGAAGTGTCTTCCAATGAAGAATTTCGCCGACTCACTTGCCCTGCGACACGGTGCAACACACCCTCATTTTCCTTTACAATTTAAATACAGCCACTAATTTCGGACAACAATTGCAtcaaaaaatcttttaaatcgAGCAAATACATTGCATTGTGCATGCGTATGCAGGTAAAGAGGGGAAGATACCATTTTCGTGGATGTATACGGGAGGATTGCCATAAGCTTCCTTGAAATACTCCAATAATCCTTGCAGACCCCAAGGCCTCGCAGGGTACTGAAGCAAGCATGACAGGTCAGTAAAAGAGTAAATAAACGCAAtggctatttttttttaaaaaaaattctgtcTAAAATTACGTGTGAATTTATTTAATAGTATTGAAACAAACACAAAAACACATATTTCCAATCACAATatgaacaaaaaaaaagatataaaaaaattttaaaatttaaataaaaaaatataaggggcaagaaaaaaattcaattatttatatctctctccatgcataaaaattttcattttttatctgATTCAAATCATAGtgtaaatatttttagattCGGTCACAATTTAACtcgtaaaaaaatatatctaaaattCAAGGTAGAATATATTGCTTCTTAATATActcttaataatattattaaaagattGATTGTTGTAGGTTTTATGTATTAGATAATATATTTTGTTAATCCCCTTTAATATAAAGTTTTTTTCCTCCATTGTAGAAGAACACATAAATAaatagaagggtaaaataaccTCACCTCTACTGGGAATATTCCAAAAGGATCATCTTCATCCTGCGTGACTGACAGAACAATAAAACCTATGAGTTATTTCAGCTTATTGGAGAGTTGCAGTCTTGCAGCGCATATATAACAAATCTTAGTCTAGTCTAGTCTAGCAAGAATTGTACCATACAACCATAGTATATACAACGATTTCATTATAACTATTGATCATGTGAGCCCATATAAGTCCCACTATCATCAACCGTCAAAATCAACGTGGTATGTAATAATTTTTCGTAGTAATGGGTTGGCTACAACATACACCAGATAGTTAGTGCCATATCTGCTTGGACATCTCTGTTCTCCAGTTTCAGAGTTTTGGAGTTATCCTTGATGTAAACTGTAGTGTAATGTATCATTCCTATGAAGTCAAATGCACCCTTTACCAATTTTGAGTCTTGATTGGTAAGGACTGGAAGCCTTGAACCtgcattttttttcattatttcagGATAGTCTCCAAACACCAACGGATTTAAAAACCTGCAAGACAAATAGTAAGGAAAAACTATAGTCAATTGgttcagaaaaaagaaaaaaaaaattgttaaaccCTGCTCAAACTTCACTGCTACATATTTTTCCTTGTTATCTTACCAACCCAAAAAGAAGTCTCTGGCTCTTTGTGCAGCAGTTTCATCCTCTGTTGAGTTAGTTAAAGGGAGAAGCCAGAAGGCATAGAGGGTGATTCCTATGACTCCATTTTGCTTGCTCTGTACAAAAATGCATTATTTGAACATaggaagtatatatatatttgcttGTGAAAATAAATGCACAACATGATTAGATGAGACTGTACCTGATATCTGTTCTTGTACAATCTTACAGCTGACGCATGTGCCAAAAGCATATTATGAGCTGCCAAGTATGGCTCAGTGGAGGAATTGCCAATGGAGCAGTTCCCAAACCCAAATGGATAAGAACATCTTCCCGGCGGCACTACTCCCTGGTCATAACCTCCCACTGCAAAGATGTTTGGCTCATTTATAGTAGACCAAGATGAAACCCTATCACCGAATTCTCTGAAGCACACATCTGCATAAGCTGTGAAGTCTCTCCTGCATATCCACATACACATTGTGGTCATAATTTTCAACATCTTCTTGTCTTTGACTCAGAGCAAGTGCCTTCAAGCTCataaaaagcaaagtaataaggAACAAGAGTCTAAGACCATACACAATGTTTCTGCTAAGCCATCCTCCATATTCATCTTCAAGTGATTGTGGATGATCATAATTGTATAACAAAACATGTGCTTGGATGCCTGCAGATCCATCATCAAGAAGAGggttaaaacaaaaataatgaattttaaagTACCCAGAAAACTTCTTCTGGATCTCACCATGGCTTATAAGTTCATCTATGAGGTTGTTATAATACTGTAAGCCCTTTGGATTGACAGGCCCTCTTCCATCTGTAAAAAGGTTTGAAGTATAtgaatgataataaaaaaaaagaaatagattCCTTTTGTTTATTGGTTCAAAAGAAATCATACTCGGAATAAGTCTAGACCATGAGATGGAAAATCTATAAGCCTCTAATCCAGTTTCAGCCATAAGATGGACATCTTCCTGCAAAAGATAAATAAACATACTCAATACTCAAATTACATATACATGCTTAGTGTTAATTGGCAATTTTATATCATACTTAACCTTGTATTTATGGTACTCATCAACTGCCACCTCTCCACCTGGAAATTGATAATACTGTTAATTATGGCAAAAATCACTCATAAACACTACAGCAACAACTAATTCTAACTCAAATAAGACACAGACGCTGACCTCCGTGAGAAAAGGTATCCCAAATGCTGGAACTCCTACCGTCCTCATGTGCTGCTCCTTCCACCTTTCAAGAATCACAAGTCTATATTTACCATAAACCCAtgatttcttttctctttttttttttttttttttttctcaaaaggaTGATCATTTCCCATCTTATTGCTCAATTTCAAAAGTAGTACAGGCAAAATAACTTGATTTACTACAGACCTGATAAGCAGAGGTAGCAGCACCAAAAATAAAGTCAGGAGGGAAGTCTTTCCTGCTATACGTATCAACAGACAAGACTGCTAATGCTTGATTTAGCAGAAGAAAGAGCAAGCAATAAAGCCTCAGCATCCTTAGTTGCAAGCTAATAATAATGGGTTTAATTCCAAATAAACAGAAGTATTTGTATGAttatatacataagtatatgttcAGTAAAGTCTTCGTTTTCTTTTGACTCTTTCTACTGATTTGATACAATCACTTTTCTTTCTACCATTACTAGCGTAAACAGTGACGCTAGCTTTCTAGAAATGCACTACTCTCCAATTGTAGCTCGTTCcatttttcctctttcttttcctttcttttgttttttttttttttttggtgaaaATAACGATCTGATATGAGCTTTTCAttaagattttcttttttttttaaaaaaaaaagaagaaataaaaaaaagttacaGCTTTGAATTGAAAGAGCGTTTCAGTCGCTCCATACTCATAAATTAAGAGTAAATACTCGCCGTAAATATTTTATCCCCATCCAATAGGAAGAGGACATTTTCTGTTACTCTACAAAAAAATTGTTTCAGATTTTT
The Manihot esculenta cultivar AM560-2 chromosome 1, M.esculenta_v8, whole genome shotgun sequence genome window above contains:
- the LOC110612554 gene encoding beta-glucosidase 11-like, which encodes MLRLYCLLFLLLNQALAVLSVDTYSRKDFPPDFIFGAATSAYQVEGAAHEDGRSSSIWDTFSHGGGEVAVDEYHKYKEDVHLMAETGLEAYRFSISWSRLIPNGRGPVNPKGLQYYNNLIDELISHGIQAHVLLYNYDHPQSLEDEYGGWLSRNIVRDFTAYADVCFREFGDRVSSWSTINEPNIFAVGGYDQGVVPPGRCSYPFGFGNCSIGNSSTEPYLAAHNMLLAHASAVRLYKNRYQSKQNGVIGITLYAFWLLPLTNSTEDETAAQRARDFFLGWFLNPLVFGDYPEIMKKNAGSRLPVLTNQDSKLVKGAFDFIGMIHYTTVYIKDNSKTLKLENRDVQADMALTIWFTQDEDDPFGIFPVEYPARPWGLQGLLEYFKEAYGNPPVYIHENGQVSRRNSSLEDTSRVEYLHAYIGSLLDSIRNGSNTRGYFVWSFLDVFELLDGSGSSYGLYFVDLKDPTLKRLPKKSAHWYSHFLKGGRVSPDGTIELEKTFDDSSSGTLVSIG